From Butyricimonas paravirosa, one genomic window encodes:
- the ere(D) gene encoding EreD family erythromycin esterase, whose protein sequence is MKNIKPLTFPFNSENNTSIKQSLFRFREYFDSSTIVGLGENAHFIKEFFTFRHQVIEFLVTECDFDTLAFEFGFSEGLEVDKWIKSQIPFDDLDKLLSHFYYPNEFKDTLLWLRRYNQDNNNQITFLGVDIPKNGGSYFPNFRIVSDYLQRLSIVSSDVLQKILNLAEKFDFYSTSQLALNLSLFDEAEHNELKALLLKVYIRLITLQPKLESLEFQSIVHQVKGLIYMNYNADAMESFITERGIEGDMGAKDQYMAESIDWFLKNSLGKKIILVAHNAHIQKTPVDFDGFISCYPMGQRLSMTFGEKYKAFAITNLRGETAALYPDNDYQFGFRVDKFPLDFPESDSVEFIMQEFGGKECCLLMNRSTELKNCNKIRFDSMCLKTEIEEAFDGIFLIEKSTVSEVVD, encoded by the coding sequence ATGAAAAATATAAAACCCTTAACTTTTCCGTTTAATTCGGAAAATAATACATCCATAAAACAAAGTCTTTTTCGATTTCGAGAATATTTTGATTCTTCTACAATTGTTGGTTTAGGCGAAAACGCACATTTCATAAAAGAGTTTTTTACATTCAGGCATCAAGTTATTGAGTTTTTAGTAACTGAATGTGATTTTGACACCTTGGCATTTGAGTTTGGTTTTTCTGAAGGATTAGAAGTTGATAAGTGGATAAAATCACAAATTCCATTCGACGATTTGGATAAGTTACTGTCACACTTTTATTATCCAAATGAGTTTAAAGATACTTTGCTATGGCTTCGTCGGTATAATCAAGACAATAATAATCAAATTACCTTTTTAGGTGTGGATATTCCTAAAAATGGAGGTTCTTATTTTCCAAACTTTCGTATTGTATCTGATTATTTGCAAAGACTTTCAATCGTTTCTTCTGATGTCTTACAGAAGATTTTAAATCTTGCTGAGAAATTTGATTTCTATTCGACTTCTCAGCTTGCGTTAAATTTATCGCTTTTTGATGAAGCTGAACATAATGAATTAAAAGCATTGCTATTAAAAGTTTACATTCGTTTGATTACTCTTCAACCAAAATTAGAAAGTTTAGAATTTCAATCGATAGTTCATCAAGTTAAAGGCTTGATTTATATGAATTATAATGCTGATGCTATGGAAAGTTTCATTACTGAAAGGGGAATTGAAGGAGATATGGGAGCAAAAGACCAGTATATGGCAGAAAGCATTGATTGGTTTTTGAAAAATTCACTTGGTAAAAAGATTATTTTGGTTGCCCACAATGCTCACATTCAAAAAACTCCGGTAGATTTTGATGGATTTATTAGTTGTTATCCAATGGGGCAAAGACTTTCGATGACTTTTGGAGAAAAATATAAAGCATTTGCAATAACTAATCTACGTGGAGAAACTGCGGCATTGTATCCTGATAATGATTATCAATTTGGCTTTAGGGTTGATAAATTTCCACTTGATTTTCCAGAGTCGGATTCTGTTGAATTTATTATGCAAGAATTTGGAGGAAAAGAATGCTGTTTACTAATGAACAGAAGTACGGAATTAAAAAATTGTAATAAGATTCGATTTGATTCGATGTGCCTAAAAACTGAAATAGAAGAAGCTTTTGACGGAATTTTTCTAATAGAAAAATCAACTGTTTCAGAAGTAGTGGATTGA
- a CDS encoding aminoglycoside 6-adenylyltransferase AadS: protein MKVREEKLRTIIEWSEKNEDVRVLLLTSSLVNPLALVDEFSDLDIEFVFEDNTNYISDKSWTLKFGNPIAMIEEDESCFNHKHAMKMLLYEDGVKVDFKLYSKSKFIKETQEKELPEDWDIGYKILIDKDGITKQMLKPTYQISIIKKPSEKEFQNLINDFWWDTTYVAKCLVRDEIFYAKFMSETVIRTEYLIPLIEWHIASEHNWNITTNKYGRLFKKYLNQEMWAKTEQTFSGSDIKENWTALFSMTDLVSEIGTELSKKLEYKYPDKLENDIRKYLAGLKPKT, encoded by the coding sequence ATGAAAGTCAGAGAAGAAAAGTTAAGAACAATTATAGAATGGTCGGAGAAAAACGAAGATGTAAGAGTTCTTCTTCTGACAAGTTCACTTGTAAATCCTTTAGCACTTGTTGACGAATTTAGTGATTTAGACATTGAATTTGTTTTTGAGGATAATACAAATTACATTTCAGACAAAAGCTGGACGCTTAAATTCGGAAATCCAATTGCTATGATTGAAGAAGACGAAAGTTGTTTTAACCATAAACACGCAATGAAAATGCTACTTTATGAAGACGGTGTGAAAGTAGATTTTAAACTTTACAGCAAATCAAAATTTATAAAGGAAACGCAAGAGAAAGAATTACCAGAAGATTGGGATATTGGTTATAAAATTTTAATTGATAAAGATGGTATTACAAAGCAAATGCTGAAACCAACTTATCAAATTTCCATTATCAAAAAACCGTCTGAAAAAGAGTTTCAAAATCTAATAAACGATTTTTGGTGGGACACAACTTACGTGGCAAAGTGTCTTGTGAGAGATGAAATATTCTATGCGAAATTTATGTCGGAAACCGTTATTCGCACAGAATATTTAATTCCTTTAATTGAATGGCACATTGCAAGTGAACACAATTGGAACATAACGACCAATAAATATGGACGGCTTTTCAAAAAGTATCTTAACCAGGAAATGTGGGCTAAAACAGAACAAACATTTTCAGGGAGCGATATAAAGGAAAATTGGACTGCTCTATTTTCAATGACTGATTTAGTTTCAGAAATAGGAACTGAATTGTCAAAAAAATTAGAGTACAAATACCCGGATAAATTAGAAAATGACATACGAAAATATTTAGCTGGACTAAAACCCAAAACATAA
- the erm(F) gene encoding 23S rRNA (adenine(2058)-N(6))-methyltransferase Erm(F) encodes MTKKKLPVRFTGQHFTIDKVLIKDAIRQANISNQDTVLDIGAGKGFLTVHLLKIANNVVAIENDTALVEHLRKLFSDARNVQVVGCDFRNFAVPKFPFKVVSNIPYGITSDIFKILMFESLGNFLGGSIVLQLEPTQKLFSRKLYNPYTVFYHTFFDLKLVYEVGPESFFPPPTVKSALLNIKRKQLFFDFKFKAKYLAFISCLLEKPDLSVKTALKSIFRKSQVRSISEKFGLNLNAQIVCLSPSQWVNCFLEMLEVVPEKFHPS; translated from the coding sequence ATGACAAAAAAGAAATTGCCCGTTCGTTTTACGGGTCAGCACTTTACTATTGATAAAGTGCTAATAAAAGATGCAATAAGACAAGCAAATATAAGTAATCAGGATACGGTTTTAGATATTGGGGCAGGCAAGGGGTTTCTTACTGTTCATTTATTAAAAATCGCCAACAATGTTGTTGCTATTGAAAACGACACAGCTTTGGTTGAACATTTACGAAAATTATTTTCTGATGCCCGAAATGTTCAAGTTGTCGGTTGTGATTTTAGGAATTTTGCAGTTCCGAAATTTCCTTTCAAAGTGGTGTCAAATATTCCTTATGGCATTACTTCCGATATTTTCAAAATCCTGATGTTTGAGAGTCTTGGAAATTTTCTGGGAGGTTCCATTGTCCTTCAGTTAGAACCTACACAAAAGTTATTTTCGAGGAAGCTTTACAATCCATATACCGTTTTCTATCATACTTTTTTTGATTTGAAACTTGTCTATGAGGTAGGTCCTGAAAGTTTCTTTCCACCGCCAACTGTCAAATCAGCCCTGTTAAACATTAAAAGAAAACAGTTATTTTTTGATTTTAAGTTTAAAGCCAAATACTTAGCATTTATTTCCTGTCTGTTAGAGAAACCTGATTTATCTGTAAAAACAGCTTTAAAGTCGATTTTCAGGAAAAGTCAGGTCAGGTCAATTTCGGAAAAATTCGGTTTAAACCTTAATGCTCAAATTGTTTGTTTGTCTCCAAGTCAATGGGTAAACTGTTTTTTGGAAATGCTGGAAGTTGTCCCTGAAAAATTTCATCCTTCGTAG
- a CDS encoding class D beta-lactamase OXA-347, with translation MKNILFVVFISMIFLFVCCNTTTNKNIIETEISDFDKILDSFQVNGSILIYDNDKNTFYSNDFDWAKNGKLPASTFKIPNSIIAVELGIIENDTTILKWNGEQRKMDIWEKDLSFKDAFRISCVPCYQEIARKIGTIKMKEYLEKFEYKNMIFDSLTIDNFWLEGNSKISQKQQIDFLRKFYFSKFPISDRTIKIVKNIMEIERTENYILSGKTGLSSIEEKYNGWFVGYVETKSNVYFFATNVIPTDGLNVDDFISSRINVTKNALKQMNIMK, from the coding sequence ATGAAAAATATTTTATTTGTAGTTTTTATTTCAATGATATTTTTATTTGTTTGCTGTAACACAACAACGAATAAAAACATAATTGAAACAGAAATTTCTGATTTTGACAAAATTTTAGATAGTTTTCAAGTAAATGGTTCAATTCTAATTTATGATAACGACAAGAATACTTTTTACTCAAATGACTTTGATTGGGCTAAAAACGGAAAATTACCTGCATCAACATTCAAAATTCCAAATTCTATAATTGCTGTTGAATTAGGCATTATTGAAAATGATACAACTATTTTAAAATGGAATGGCGAGCAGAGAAAAATGGATATTTGGGAAAAAGATTTATCATTTAAAGATGCTTTTAGAATTTCCTGTGTTCCTTGCTATCAGGAAATTGCAAGGAAAATCGGAACAATTAAAATGAAAGAATATTTAGAAAAATTTGAGTATAAAAATATGATTTTTGACAGTTTAACGATTGACAATTTTTGGCTTGAAGGAAATTCAAAAATATCTCAAAAACAACAAATCGACTTTTTAAGGAAATTCTATTTTTCAAAATTTCCAATTTCTGATAGGACAATAAAGATTGTCAAAAATATTATGGAAATTGAGCGAACTGAAAATTACATTTTAAGCGGTAAGACTGGATTAAGTTCGATAGAAGAAAAATATAATGGTTGGTTTGTTGGTTATGTTGAAACAAAATCTAATGTTTATTTTTTTGCAACAAATGTAATTCCGACAGACGGATTGAATGTTGATGATTTTATTTCATCGAGAATTAATGTAACAAAAAATGCGTTAAAGCAAATGAATATAATGAAATGA
- a CDS encoding BRCT domain-containing protein, giving the protein MLFADKLGMPKKIKDLAESLDLEVTNHHDPEFDAKLCALIFGELTDKYPSYQELIRKIDDQPKTNNNYFNQPSEDVLEENEEHLSNYQITQNELENIDLIGKGIVITGNFSIEREEIKTFLMKIGGQIKSGITGKVDFVFAGEDCGWSKIQKINDLNQSKKANIRILNEADLNYLIKKYGI; this is encoded by the coding sequence ATGTTATTTGCAGATAAACTTGGGATGCCTAAAAAAATAAAAGATTTAGCAGAGAGTTTGGACTTAGAAGTAACAAATCATCACGACCCAGAATTCGATGCAAAACTTTGTGCTTTAATATTTGGCGAATTGACTGACAAGTATCCAAGTTATCAAGAACTAATAAGAAAAATTGATGACCAGCCTAAAACAAATAATAATTATTTCAATCAACCAAGTGAAGATGTTTTAGAAGAAAATGAAGAGCATTTATCAAATTATCAAATAACTCAAAACGAACTTGAAAACATTGATTTAATAGGAAAAGGAATAGTTATTACGGGCAACTTTTCAATAGAAAGAGAAGAAATAAAAACTTTTCTAATGAAAATTGGTGGACAAATAAAATCAGGAATAACAGGTAAAGTAGATTTTGTTTTTGCAGGTGAAGATTGTGGTTGGTCAAAAATCCAAAAAATAAACGACTTAAACCAATCAAAAAAAGCAAACATTAGAATTTTAAACGAAGCTGACTTAAATTATCTTATCAAAAAATACGGCATATAA
- a CDS encoding IS1595-like element ISBbi1 family transposase has translation MNIFSFTAHFGSEEDCRLHFKEQRDKEGVVCKRCGGTSHYWLQGKWSYECKGCRFRTSLRSGTNMESSKLPFLVWYKTMFLMSCTKKGFSTNELQKQLGLKRYEPVWAMVHKLRRAMGNRDARYTLEGMIELDEGYFSVASKEIERGKGTRGRGAEGKQNVAVMAESTPLEDIETGKKEKHVRYFKARVLDSHQSEGINGVVRDCMEDDAIVFSDKSTSYVDISDLVELHVTEKSDAKTTKETLKWVHIAISNAKRTLLGNYHKIKRKYLQLYLNEFIYKLNRRYFGDKLFDRLVIANITGA, from the coding sequence ATGAACATATTCAGTTTTACGGCTCATTTCGGTTCGGAGGAAGATTGTCGTTTGCATTTCAAGGAGCAGCGTGATAAGGAAGGGGTTGTCTGCAAGCGATGCGGGGGCACTTCCCATTATTGGTTACAGGGTAAATGGAGTTATGAATGCAAAGGTTGCCGTTTCCGCACCTCGTTGCGCAGCGGTACGAACATGGAGAGCTCCAAGCTGCCGTTTCTGGTGTGGTACAAAACGATGTTCCTGATGAGTTGCACAAAAAAGGGATTCTCCACCAACGAACTCCAGAAGCAATTAGGATTGAAGCGTTACGAACCGGTATGGGCGATGGTACACAAACTCCGCAGGGCGATGGGCAACCGGGATGCAAGGTATACACTGGAAGGGATGATAGAACTGGATGAGGGTTACTTTTCGGTGGCCAGTAAGGAAATCGAGCGAGGCAAGGGTACACGTGGCCGGGGAGCCGAGGGAAAGCAGAACGTTGCGGTGATGGCCGAAAGCACCCCGTTGGAAGATATCGAAACGGGCAAAAAGGAGAAGCATGTGCGTTATTTCAAGGCCAGGGTACTGGATAGCCATCAAAGTGAAGGAATCAACGGCGTGGTCAGGGACTGCATGGAGGATGATGCCATCGTATTTTCGGACAAAAGCACTTCTTACGTTGACATCTCCGATCTGGTGGAATTGCACGTCACCGAGAAATCAGACGCCAAAACCACCAAGGAAACACTCAAATGGGTGCATATCGCAATCAGTAATGCAAAACGGACATTGCTGGGCAACTACCATAAAATCAAAAGGAAATACTTACAGTTGTATCTCAACGAGTTTATTTACAAATTAAACAGACGGTATTTTGGAGACAAACTCTTTGACAGACTAGTAATTGCGAATATAACAGGTGCATAA
- a CDS encoding FecR family protein → MKTYKEIPSLLSKVLLGTLSEEEAHVLRQWREESSENERLYESVMNAEYMVQKSREVANVDIVNGYMNVVQKRKRNARVRRIHRIVSIAAGVVLPLLAVVLWYGARQKLGDVPEQVTSVIRHGEVKAELVLADGTTRILSSRVTDSLFVQQGVSIVVQNQGVSYQGDSSVVEERYNILRVPRGGEYSITLSDGTIVYLNSESELRYPVNFVGRDRRVYLSGEAYFDVTQNKEHPFIVEMKNSVVRVLGTSFDVRAYADEDEVLTTLVQGVVRFSAGKESVVLEPGKQAILDKLGQIETREVDTYLYTAWKEGVFAFKKQRLEEIMKVVARWYDVNVFWENISQKEVTFTGKMKRYDDFSKVVEMLEMTGNTEFVVRENNIFIREK, encoded by the coding sequence ATGAAAACATATAAAGAGATTCCGTCGCTTTTGTCAAAGGTTCTTTTGGGCACGCTTTCTGAAGAGGAGGCGCATGTTTTACGGCAATGGCGAGAGGAAAGTTCAGAGAATGAGCGGTTGTATGAAAGCGTGATGAATGCCGAGTACATGGTTCAAAAAAGCCGGGAAGTAGCAAATGTTGATATCGTGAATGGTTATATGAACGTAGTTCAGAAACGGAAACGTAATGCCAGAGTACGGCGAATTCATCGAATTGTAAGTATTGCGGCAGGAGTCGTTCTTCCGTTATTGGCGGTAGTTTTGTGGTATGGAGCAAGGCAGAAGCTGGGTGATGTACCGGAACAGGTGACAAGTGTCATCCGACATGGAGAAGTGAAAGCCGAATTGGTATTGGCGGATGGAACAACCCGGATTTTGAGTTCAAGGGTAACCGATTCGTTGTTTGTTCAGCAAGGGGTAAGTATTGTTGTCCAGAATCAAGGAGTAAGTTATCAAGGGGATTCGTCCGTTGTGGAAGAACGTTACAATATATTACGGGTTCCTCGTGGGGGAGAGTATTCAATTACGTTGAGCGATGGAACCATTGTGTATTTGAATTCGGAGTCAGAACTTCGGTATCCTGTAAACTTCGTGGGTAGAGACCGTCGGGTTTATTTGTCTGGGGAGGCTTATTTCGATGTGACACAAAATAAGGAACATCCTTTTATCGTAGAGATGAAGAATTCGGTGGTAAGGGTGTTGGGGACGAGTTTTGATGTGAGGGCTTATGCGGATGAGGATGAGGTTTTGACGACTTTGGTACAAGGAGTTGTTCGGTTTTCTGCCGGGAAAGAATCCGTTGTGTTAGAACCGGGCAAACAAGCTATACTGGACAAATTAGGGCAGATTGAAACGAGAGAAGTGGATACCTATTTGTACACGGCTTGGAAAGAGGGTGTTTTTGCTTTTAAAAAACAACGATTGGAAGAGATCATGAAAGTAGTTGCCCGTTGGTATGATGTGAATGTATTTTGGGAGAACATTTCTCAAAAGGAGGTGACATTTACAGGAAAAATGAAACGGTATGATGATTTTTCCAAAGTGGTGGAAATGCTTGAGATGACGGGTAACACGGAATTTGTGGTTAGAGAAAATAATATTTTTATTCGAGAAAAATAG
- a CDS encoding RNA polymerase sigma-70 factor — translation MIEEASINVNGLMKGDENAFQALFIDYYSVLVSFAMKYLEDQETAEDIVQDVFVKIWETREKLGGIDNLSAYLYQMVRFRSFNYLRAEKVRQDATKFFTEELEETEVNEYIKNETFRIVMQTLEDLPPGSRNVFSRAIQGYSAKEIADELGIAVETVKKQKQVARRILKEKLGNLFSLFFLVG, via the coding sequence ATGATAGAAGAGGCTTCTATAAATGTAAATGGTCTAATGAAAGGTGATGAAAATGCTTTTCAAGCACTTTTTATAGACTATTATTCTGTATTAGTCTCTTTTGCAATGAAATATCTTGAAGATCAAGAAACGGCTGAAGATATAGTGCAAGATGTATTCGTGAAGATATGGGAAACTCGGGAAAAGTTGGGAGGGATTGATAATTTGTCCGCTTATCTGTACCAGATGGTTCGTTTTAGAAGTTTTAATTATTTACGTGCGGAGAAAGTTCGTCAAGATGCCACGAAGTTTTTTACCGAGGAACTGGAGGAGACCGAGGTGAATGAATATATCAAAAACGAAACTTTCCGAATTGTCATGCAAACCTTAGAAGATTTACCACCTGGAAGTAGAAATGTGTTTTCTCGAGCAATACAAGGTTATTCTGCCAAGGAGATCGCTGATGAATTGGGAATTGCCGTGGAGACCGTGAAAAAGCAAAAACAAGTGGCCCGGAGAATTTTGAAAGAAAAATTGGGGAATCTGTTCTCTCTTTTTTTTCTTGTGGGATGA